A window of Vulpes lagopus strain Blue_001 chromosome 21, ASM1834538v1, whole genome shotgun sequence contains these coding sequences:
- the CALCOCO1 gene encoding calcium-binding and coiled-coil domain-containing protein 1 isoform X1 produces MEESSLSRAPSRGGVNFLNVARTYIPNTKVECHYTLPPGTVPSASDWIGIFKVEAACVRDYHTFVWSSVPESAADGSPVHASVQFQASYLPKPGAQLYQFRYVNRQGRVCGQSPPFQFREPRPMDELVTLEETDGGSDILLVVPKATVLQNQLDESQQERNDLMQLKLQLEGQVTELRNQVQDLEMALATARQEHAELREQYKGLSRSHGELIEERDVLSRQQGDHVARILELEDDIQTISEKVLTKEVELDRVRDTVKALTREQEKLLGQLKEVQADKEQSEAELQMAQQENHRLNLELQEAKGRQEEQGAQAQRLKDKVAQMKDTLGQAQQRVAELEPLKEQLRGAQELAASSQQKAALLGEELASAAGARDRTMAELHRSRLEVAGVSGRLAELSLHLKEEKSQWSKERAGLLQSVEAEKDKILKLSAEILRLEKAVQEEKTQNQVFKTELAREKDSSLVQLSESKRELTELRSALRVLQKEKEQLQEEKQELLEYMRKLEARLEKVADEKWSEGTATEDEEAAAGLSCPEALTDSEDESPEDMRPPSYGLCERGDSGSPSGPREASGRVVVSQPAPVAPQLSGAAEDTSSDSEAEDEKSVLMAAVQSGGEEANLLLPELGSAFYDMASGFAVGPLSEASTGGPATPPWRECPICKERFPAESDKDALEDHMDGHFFFSTQDPFTFE; encoded by the exons ATGGAAGAATCATCACTAAGCCGGGCACCTTCCCGAGGTGGAGTCAACTTTTTGAATGTAGCACGGACCTACATCCCCAACACCAAGGTGGAATGTCACTATACCCTTCCCCCAGGCACCGTGCCCAGTGCCAGCGACTGGATTGGCATCTTCAAG GTGGAGGCTGCCTGTGTTCGGGATTACCACACGTTTGTCTGGTCTTCAGTGCCGGAGAGTGCAGCTGACGGGTCTCCTGTCCACGCCAGTGTCCAGTTCCAAG CCAGTTACCTGCCCAAACCCGGAGCCCAGCTCTACCAGTTCCGGTACGTGAACCGCCAGGGCCGGGTGTGTGGGCAGAGTCCCCCTTTCCAGTTCCGAGAGCCAAGGCCCATGGATGAGCTGGTGACCCTGGAGGAGACCGATGGAGGCTCTGACATCCTGCTGGTTGTCCCCAAGGCCACTGTGCTGCAG AACCAGCTGGACGAGAGCCAGCAAGAGAGGAATGACCTGATGCAGCTGAAGCTGCAGCTAGAGGGACAGGTGACGGAGCTGAGGAATCAAGTACAGGATCTCGAGATGGCTCTGGCGACTGCCAGGCAGGAGCACGCGGAGCTCAGGGAGCAGTACAAG GGGCTCTCCCGGTCCCACGGGGAGCTCATAGAAGAGAGGGACGTCCTGAGCCGACAACAGGGAGACCATGTGGCACGCATCCTGGAGCTGGAAGATGACATCCAGACCATCAGTGAGAAAGTGCTGACAAAGGAGGTGGAGTTGGACAG GGTGAGGGACACGGTGAAGGCCCTAACGCGGGAACAAGAGAAGCTCCTCGGGCAACTGAAAGAAGTGCAAGCAGACAAGGAGCAAAGTGAG GCTGAGCTCCAGATGGCACAACAAGAAAACCATCGCTTAAATTTGGAGCTGCAGGAAGCAAAGGGCCGGCAGGAGGAACAGGGTGCTCAGGCCCAGCGGCTGAAGGACAAGGTGGCCCAGATGAAGGACACCCTAGGCCAGGCCCAGCAGCGTGTG GCTGAGCTGGAGCCCCTGAAGGAGCAACTTCGAGGAGCCCAGGAGCTTGCAGCCTCGAGTCAGCAGAAAGCCGCCCTCCTTGGGGAGGAGCTGGCCAGCGCAGCGGGAGCCAGGGACCGCACCATGGCCGAGCTCCACCGCAGCCGCCTCGAGGTGGCTGGAGTCAGTGGCCGGCTGGCTGAGCTCAGCCTGCatctgaaggaggaaaaaagccaGTGGAGCAAGGAGCGGGCCGGGCTGCTGCAGAGCGTGGAG gcagagaaagacaaaatccTGAAGCTGAGCGCGGAGATACTTCGACTGGAAAAGGCAGTTCAGGAGGAGAAGACCCAGAACCAAGTGTTCAAGACAGAACTGGCCCGGGAAAAGGATTCCAGCCTG GTGCAGTTGTCAGAGAGCAAGCGGGAACTGACGGAGCTGCGGTCAGCCCTGCGCGTGCTccagaaggaaaaggagcagctgcaggaggagaagcag GAGCTGCTTGAGTACATGAGGAAGCTGGAGGCCCGCCTGGAGAAGGTGGCGGACGAGAAGTGGAGCGAGGGCACCGCCACAGAGGATGAGGAGGCGGCTGCAGGGCTGA gctgcccagaggCTCTGACGGACTCGGAGGATGAGTCCCCGGAGGACATGCGGCCCCCCTCCTACGGCCTCTGCGAGCGCGGGGACAGCGGCTCCCCCTCGGGGCCGCGAGAGGCTTCAGGCCGGGTCGTGGTCAGCCAGCCGGCTCCGGTGGCGCCGCAGCTCTCGGGGGCCGCCGAGGACACCAGCTCTGACTCg GAGGCCGAAGATGAGAAGTCAGTCCTCATGGCAGCTGTTCAGAGTGGCGGTGAGGAGGCCAATCTGCTGCTTCCTGAGCTGGGCAGTGCCTTCTATGACATGGCCAG TGGCTTCGCAGTGGGTCCCTTGTCAGAGGCCAGCACTGGGGGCCCCGCCACCCCCCCGTGGAGGGAGTGCCCTATTTGTAAGGAGCGCTTCCCAGCCGAGAGTGATAAGGACGCCCTGGAGGACCACATGGATGGACACTTCTTTTTCAGCACCCAGGACCCCTTTACCTTTGAGTGA
- the CALCOCO1 gene encoding calcium-binding and coiled-coil domain-containing protein 1 isoform X2 translates to MEESSLSRAPSRGGVNFLNVARTYIPNTKVECHYTLPPGTVPSASDWIGIFKVEAACVRDYHTFVWSSVPESAADGSPVHASVQFQASYLPKPGAQLYQFRYVNRQGRVCGQSPPFQFREPRPMDELVTLEETDGGSDILLVVPKATVLQNQLDESQQERNDLMQLKLQLEGQVTELRNQVQDLEMALATARQEHAELREQYKGLSRSHGELIEERDVLSRQQGDHVARILELEDDIQTISEKVLTKEVELDRVRDTVKALTREQEKLLGQLKEVQADKEQSEAELQMAQQENHRLNLELQEAKGRQEEQGAQAQRLKDKVAQMKDTLGQAQQRVAELEPLKEQLRGAQELAASSQQKAALLGEELASAAGARDRTMAELHRSRLEVAGVSGRLAELSLHLKEEKSQWSKERAGLLQSVEAEKDKILKLSAEILRLEKAVQEEKTQNQVFKTELAREKDSSLVQLSESKRELTELRSALRVLQKEKEQLQEEKQELLEYMRKLEARLEKVADEKWSEGTATEDEEAAAGLSCPEALTDSEDESPEDMRPPSYGLCERGDSGSPSGPREASGRVVVSQPAPVAPQLSGAAEDTSSDSEAEDEKSVLMAAVQSGGEEANLLLPELGSAFYDMASSLLLALAKERSPRYGWLRKPPTTPKPRCLQHHLPWSPNCPASPLSCPSPFPSHQVGT, encoded by the exons ATGGAAGAATCATCACTAAGCCGGGCACCTTCCCGAGGTGGAGTCAACTTTTTGAATGTAGCACGGACCTACATCCCCAACACCAAGGTGGAATGTCACTATACCCTTCCCCCAGGCACCGTGCCCAGTGCCAGCGACTGGATTGGCATCTTCAAG GTGGAGGCTGCCTGTGTTCGGGATTACCACACGTTTGTCTGGTCTTCAGTGCCGGAGAGTGCAGCTGACGGGTCTCCTGTCCACGCCAGTGTCCAGTTCCAAG CCAGTTACCTGCCCAAACCCGGAGCCCAGCTCTACCAGTTCCGGTACGTGAACCGCCAGGGCCGGGTGTGTGGGCAGAGTCCCCCTTTCCAGTTCCGAGAGCCAAGGCCCATGGATGAGCTGGTGACCCTGGAGGAGACCGATGGAGGCTCTGACATCCTGCTGGTTGTCCCCAAGGCCACTGTGCTGCAG AACCAGCTGGACGAGAGCCAGCAAGAGAGGAATGACCTGATGCAGCTGAAGCTGCAGCTAGAGGGACAGGTGACGGAGCTGAGGAATCAAGTACAGGATCTCGAGATGGCTCTGGCGACTGCCAGGCAGGAGCACGCGGAGCTCAGGGAGCAGTACAAG GGGCTCTCCCGGTCCCACGGGGAGCTCATAGAAGAGAGGGACGTCCTGAGCCGACAACAGGGAGACCATGTGGCACGCATCCTGGAGCTGGAAGATGACATCCAGACCATCAGTGAGAAAGTGCTGACAAAGGAGGTGGAGTTGGACAG GGTGAGGGACACGGTGAAGGCCCTAACGCGGGAACAAGAGAAGCTCCTCGGGCAACTGAAAGAAGTGCAAGCAGACAAGGAGCAAAGTGAG GCTGAGCTCCAGATGGCACAACAAGAAAACCATCGCTTAAATTTGGAGCTGCAGGAAGCAAAGGGCCGGCAGGAGGAACAGGGTGCTCAGGCCCAGCGGCTGAAGGACAAGGTGGCCCAGATGAAGGACACCCTAGGCCAGGCCCAGCAGCGTGTG GCTGAGCTGGAGCCCCTGAAGGAGCAACTTCGAGGAGCCCAGGAGCTTGCAGCCTCGAGTCAGCAGAAAGCCGCCCTCCTTGGGGAGGAGCTGGCCAGCGCAGCGGGAGCCAGGGACCGCACCATGGCCGAGCTCCACCGCAGCCGCCTCGAGGTGGCTGGAGTCAGTGGCCGGCTGGCTGAGCTCAGCCTGCatctgaaggaggaaaaaagccaGTGGAGCAAGGAGCGGGCCGGGCTGCTGCAGAGCGTGGAG gcagagaaagacaaaatccTGAAGCTGAGCGCGGAGATACTTCGACTGGAAAAGGCAGTTCAGGAGGAGAAGACCCAGAACCAAGTGTTCAAGACAGAACTGGCCCGGGAAAAGGATTCCAGCCTG GTGCAGTTGTCAGAGAGCAAGCGGGAACTGACGGAGCTGCGGTCAGCCCTGCGCGTGCTccagaaggaaaaggagcagctgcaggaggagaagcag GAGCTGCTTGAGTACATGAGGAAGCTGGAGGCCCGCCTGGAGAAGGTGGCGGACGAGAAGTGGAGCGAGGGCACCGCCACAGAGGATGAGGAGGCGGCTGCAGGGCTGA gctgcccagaggCTCTGACGGACTCGGAGGATGAGTCCCCGGAGGACATGCGGCCCCCCTCCTACGGCCTCTGCGAGCGCGGGGACAGCGGCTCCCCCTCGGGGCCGCGAGAGGCTTCAGGCCGGGTCGTGGTCAGCCAGCCGGCTCCGGTGGCGCCGCAGCTCTCGGGGGCCGCCGAGGACACCAGCTCTGACTCg GAGGCCGAAGATGAGAAGTCAGTCCTCATGGCAGCTGTTCAGAGTGGCGGTGAGGAGGCCAATCTGCTGCTTCCTGAGCTGGGCAGTGCCTTCTATGACATGGCCAG CTCCCTGCTCTTGGCCCTAGCCAAGGAAAGGAGCCCTAGGTATGGTTGGCTCAGAAAACCACCCACCACTCCAAAGCCCAGGTGCCTTCAG CACCATCTTCCGTGGAGCCCAAATTGCCCTGCATCCCCtctttcctgcccctcccccttccccagccaTCAGGTAGGTACCTAG
- the CALCOCO1 gene encoding calcium-binding and coiled-coil domain-containing protein 1 isoform X3, whose translation MEESSLSRAPSRGGVNFLNVARTYIPNTKVECHYTLPPGTVPSASDWIGIFKVEAACVRDYHTFVWSSVPESAADGSPVHASVQFQASYLPKPGAQLYQFRYVNRQGRVCGQSPPFQFREPRPMDELVTLEETDGGSDILLVVPKATVLQNQLDESQQERNDLMQLKLQLEGQVTELRNQVQDLEMALATARQEHAELREQYKGLSRSHGELIEERDVLSRQQGDHVARILELEDDIQTISEKVLTKEVELDRVRDTVKALTREQEKLLGQLKEVQADKEQSEAELQMAQQENHRLNLELQEAKGRQEEQGAQAQRLKDKVAQMKDTLGQAQQRVAELEPLKEQLRGAQELAASSQQKAALLGEELASAAGARDRTMAELHRSRLEVAGVSGRLAELSLHLKEEKSQWSKERAGLLQSVEAEKDKILKLSAEILRLEKAVQEEKTQNQVFKTELAREKDSSLVQLSESKRELTELRSALRVLQKEKEQLQEEKQELLEYMRKLEARLEKVADEKWSEGTATEDEEAAAGLSCPEALTDSEDESPEDMRPPSYGLCERGDSGSPSGPREASGRVVVSQPAPVAPQLSGAAEDTSSDSEAEDEKSVLMAAVQSGGEEANLLLPELGSAFYDMASTIFRGAQIALHPLFPAPPPSPAIR comes from the exons ATGGAAGAATCATCACTAAGCCGGGCACCTTCCCGAGGTGGAGTCAACTTTTTGAATGTAGCACGGACCTACATCCCCAACACCAAGGTGGAATGTCACTATACCCTTCCCCCAGGCACCGTGCCCAGTGCCAGCGACTGGATTGGCATCTTCAAG GTGGAGGCTGCCTGTGTTCGGGATTACCACACGTTTGTCTGGTCTTCAGTGCCGGAGAGTGCAGCTGACGGGTCTCCTGTCCACGCCAGTGTCCAGTTCCAAG CCAGTTACCTGCCCAAACCCGGAGCCCAGCTCTACCAGTTCCGGTACGTGAACCGCCAGGGCCGGGTGTGTGGGCAGAGTCCCCCTTTCCAGTTCCGAGAGCCAAGGCCCATGGATGAGCTGGTGACCCTGGAGGAGACCGATGGAGGCTCTGACATCCTGCTGGTTGTCCCCAAGGCCACTGTGCTGCAG AACCAGCTGGACGAGAGCCAGCAAGAGAGGAATGACCTGATGCAGCTGAAGCTGCAGCTAGAGGGACAGGTGACGGAGCTGAGGAATCAAGTACAGGATCTCGAGATGGCTCTGGCGACTGCCAGGCAGGAGCACGCGGAGCTCAGGGAGCAGTACAAG GGGCTCTCCCGGTCCCACGGGGAGCTCATAGAAGAGAGGGACGTCCTGAGCCGACAACAGGGAGACCATGTGGCACGCATCCTGGAGCTGGAAGATGACATCCAGACCATCAGTGAGAAAGTGCTGACAAAGGAGGTGGAGTTGGACAG GGTGAGGGACACGGTGAAGGCCCTAACGCGGGAACAAGAGAAGCTCCTCGGGCAACTGAAAGAAGTGCAAGCAGACAAGGAGCAAAGTGAG GCTGAGCTCCAGATGGCACAACAAGAAAACCATCGCTTAAATTTGGAGCTGCAGGAAGCAAAGGGCCGGCAGGAGGAACAGGGTGCTCAGGCCCAGCGGCTGAAGGACAAGGTGGCCCAGATGAAGGACACCCTAGGCCAGGCCCAGCAGCGTGTG GCTGAGCTGGAGCCCCTGAAGGAGCAACTTCGAGGAGCCCAGGAGCTTGCAGCCTCGAGTCAGCAGAAAGCCGCCCTCCTTGGGGAGGAGCTGGCCAGCGCAGCGGGAGCCAGGGACCGCACCATGGCCGAGCTCCACCGCAGCCGCCTCGAGGTGGCTGGAGTCAGTGGCCGGCTGGCTGAGCTCAGCCTGCatctgaaggaggaaaaaagccaGTGGAGCAAGGAGCGGGCCGGGCTGCTGCAGAGCGTGGAG gcagagaaagacaaaatccTGAAGCTGAGCGCGGAGATACTTCGACTGGAAAAGGCAGTTCAGGAGGAGAAGACCCAGAACCAAGTGTTCAAGACAGAACTGGCCCGGGAAAAGGATTCCAGCCTG GTGCAGTTGTCAGAGAGCAAGCGGGAACTGACGGAGCTGCGGTCAGCCCTGCGCGTGCTccagaaggaaaaggagcagctgcaggaggagaagcag GAGCTGCTTGAGTACATGAGGAAGCTGGAGGCCCGCCTGGAGAAGGTGGCGGACGAGAAGTGGAGCGAGGGCACCGCCACAGAGGATGAGGAGGCGGCTGCAGGGCTGA gctgcccagaggCTCTGACGGACTCGGAGGATGAGTCCCCGGAGGACATGCGGCCCCCCTCCTACGGCCTCTGCGAGCGCGGGGACAGCGGCTCCCCCTCGGGGCCGCGAGAGGCTTCAGGCCGGGTCGTGGTCAGCCAGCCGGCTCCGGTGGCGCCGCAGCTCTCGGGGGCCGCCGAGGACACCAGCTCTGACTCg GAGGCCGAAGATGAGAAGTCAGTCCTCATGGCAGCTGTTCAGAGTGGCGGTGAGGAGGCCAATCTGCTGCTTCCTGAGCTGGGCAGTGCCTTCTATGACATGGCCAG CACCATCTTCCGTGGAGCCCAAATTGCCCTGCATCCCCtctttcctgcccctcccccttccccagccaTCAGGTAG